From the Bacillus sp. FJAT-22090 genome, the window CGGATACTTTGGTTTCCGTCATTAAAGCAGCTCCATTTGCAATGTTAATAACACGCTGATAGATTTCTTCTACGTCTTTTAAATGAGGGGCACGAATGAGATACAATACCTCTGCATCTGATTGTACAACATTGGGAGAAGAGCCTCCCGTGTTTGTAACAGCATAATGGATTTTGGCATCTGAGATAATGTGTTCGCGTAAATAATTGACACCAACATTCATCAGCTCAACTGCATCTAATGCACTCCGTCCAAGATGGGGAGAATTTGCTGCATGCGAGGCTTTTCCTTCAAAAGAGAAATATACTTGATAATTTGCGAGTGAGGAGAATGAAAAAACACCCGTGTAAGAATTAGGATGCCATGTAAGCGCAACATCAATGTCTTTAAAAACACCATCTCTCACCATAAAAGTTTTACCAGATCCCCCTTCTTCTCCAGGACATCCAAAGTATTTGATAGAACCCTTTACTTTCTTTTGTTGAATTAGTTCCTTTATTGCAAGAACTCCTGCGATTCCTGCTGTACCCAATAGATTATGTCCGCATCCATGCCCGTTTGCACCTTCTTGTAAAGGTTCTCGTATATCTGATGCTTCTCTTTGACTAAGACCTGACAAAGCATCAAATTCCCCGAGTACACCAATGATAGGCTTTTCTTCTCCAAAGGTAGCTGTAAAGGCTGTTTCAATTCCACCTACTCCACGTTCAACAATAAAGCCCTTTTGTTCTAAAAAATCACTCAATATTTTGGATGATTGATATTCTTGAAATCTAGTCTCTGGTATGTCCCAAATTCGATCACTTAACGCTATTATTTCCTCTCGTTGCTCTTCTATTAACAACTCTATTAAATCTGCTAGATTATCCATTTAAAGTTTCCCACTTTCATATACATAAATTTGTTCAATTGTGGCCAACCAAGTTTCCAAAACAATTGGAAACACGTCCTCATCGATATCAAATTTTTCATGATGATGTCCAGCTGATAGTGTTGTTCCAAAGATGGAATACGTTGCAAGTCCACCTTGATTTTGAACATGATTCATCATATAAGTAGCATCTTCTGAACCGGCGGCAAATTTAGTAAGAGGTATTACTTCCACTAATTTATTTACAGTTTTTGCTGCATCCGTAACTAGTTCTATTAATTTATCAGAAGATGAACAAGTTTTGGCCGATCCCACAACTCTACAAGAAAGCTCAGTCCCATACATTTTGGAAGCTCCTTCTAGCACAGTTAAAGCTTGTTGATGGACATAGGAATGGACTTCGCTATTTTCACCGCGAGTTTCAAGCTGTAAGGAAGCATGGGCTGGAACAATATTCCGTCCATCACCCGCAATACAGGTTCCGACATTTATCCGAGAAGCCCCTCCACTATGAGGGGATATTCCATGAAGGCCTAGAATAGCAGATGCGGCAGCTAACAAAGCATTTCTTCCCTTTTCTGGCTCGGCTCCTGCATGCGCTGCCTTCCCTTTAAACGTTGCATCTATTTTAGTTGTAGCTAAAAATCCATTTGTTCCAGCAATTACGGTTCCTAATGGCACCCCAGTTCCAACATGCATACTTAAAAAATAATCCACTCCATCTACTACACCCGCATCCACCATGGATTTTGCCCCACGCACTCCTTCTTCTGCTGGTTGGAAAATTATTTTAATCGTCCCTCCAATGTACTCCAAGCTTTCTGCAAGTATTGTTGCTAAGCCTAAACCAAGAGCACTGTGGGCATCATGTCCACACGCATGCATAACTCCCTCATTTAAAGAACGAAAACCTTTTTCTGTCGGTATATGCGATGCACTATTAGTTTCTAAAATTTCCAATGCATCCATATCAAATCGAAAAGCAATAGTAGGTCCAGGCTTGTATCCTTTAAGTGTCCCAACCACACCTGTATATCCTCCTATCATTTTTTCAAGATATTCTTGGTATGCTCCAGTATTTTTTGCACGCTTATAACAAGCTTCTAACTGTTCATCAGAAGGAACACCCATACGTTCCTCTGTTAACACTTCTTTACCGATCTGTACTTCAAATCCTAAATGATTTAACTCATGCGCAATAATGGAGGCAGTGCGAAATTCTGTCCAGCCTGTTTCTGGATAACGATGAAAATCCCTTCTCCATTCACATATCTGCTCCATTAAATTAGGAGTTATAGTAAACCCATTCATCTTATTCACTCCTTAGATTTATAAACTAGAGATATAAAGATACCCCTGGACCAATAGGAATACCAAGTAATGCAAATACGAGCATTAAAATAATCCAAATAATCAGAAAACCGATTGTATATGGAATCATAAGAGACATGAGTGTACCTATTCCCGCTTTTTTATCATACACGTGCATGAATGATAGAATAATAGCGAAATATGGATTTAATGGCGTTACCATATTGGTAGAAGACTCCCCAATACGGTACGCTAGTTGTATAAACGCCGGGTGATAACCAAGCACCATAAAGAGCGGAATAAACACAGGACCAACTAGTGACCATAATGCAGAACCACTAATGATGAACAAGCTCAAAAATGCGGTTAATAATACAAATAGCACGATAACGAATATATTTGTCATATTTAAGTGCGTTAATATTGCTGCACTATGCACCGCTAACCAAATAGCAATATTGCTCCAGTTAAAATATGCAACAAATTGAGCAATCATAAAAATTAATACAATATATCCAGATAAGGTTCCAATTGCCTCTGTCATCAATTTAGGAACGTCTGCAGATGATTGGATTTTTTTCGTGCTTACCCCATAAACAATCCCTACTACTAAAAAGAATAGAAACAAAACTGGCACTATCCCTGACAAAAATGGTGATCGCAATAAGGTTCCATCTTCGTTTAGCAAAGGAGAATTAGGTATAAGCATAGCTCCAACAACAGCAGCGATGAATATTAGTGCAGCAATCAGTGAATTACGTAAACCTCTTTTTTCTAAGGTACTTATCTCATTGGAAAGAGATTGTTGCTCTCCGGTATAAGCTCCTAATCTCGGTTCTACATACTTCTCAGTAATGAGTGTACCTAGTCCAGCCAAAACAAATGTAGAAACACTCATAAAAAACCAGTTATCGAGTGGTGTCACAATAATATCGGGATTAATACCTTGTGATATTTCTGTAGATATTCCAGATAATAACGCATCTGTACCAGCAATTAATACATTTGCCGTAAAACCAATTCCGGTACTTGCTAAGCCAACTGCCAATCCAGCAATTGGATGACGACCGACCGATAAGAATACTAGTGCAGCTAATGGGGGAATTACAACAAATGCTGCATCGGAAGCAATATTCCCTAAGATTCCAATAAAGAAAACGGTAAATGTAATAATCTTTCTAGGTGTATTGAGTATTGCTCTTTTCATAAGCATTTCTAGCAACCCGACTTTTTCAGCTAAACCTATTCCTAACATGACAGTTAGAACTAAACCTAACGGTGCAAAGTCTGTAAAGTTCTTTAGAGTATCAGATAATATAAACTGAATACCTTCATAAGACAAAATACTTTTTACTGCTACAGTTTCCTGCGTATTCGGATGAACTACAGCAGCTTTAAATAAACTTAATATCCATGATAGAATAACGAGAAGAACTGTTAGATAAAAGAATAAAATAAACGGATGTGGTAACTTATTTCCCACTTTCTCCACGAAAGATAAAAATCTTGAAAACCTATTTTCACTATTAATCTCTTCGTTATTTTCAATTGTGCTATTCAATAAAACCACCCCTTCGATTAATTAAAGACCCCTTTGTCCAATGTCTTTAAATAACAGGGTAAACTAAATTAATTACGGAAGTCAATATATTTTTAGAAAAAGGAGAAAAATTGAAAAATGCCGAGAATTCTTATTTTTACAACGGAAAATTCTTTAAAATGGGTTAAAAAGGCTGAGGCATTACAGCTAGAAAATTGTGAATTTGTTTACACAATTTATGATAGCCTCGCACATTTACACGCAATTTTTTTAGATAAAATACAGTTGGTGGATGGGATATTATTTAGTGGACAAATACCTTATTTTTTCGTTAAACAACATTTTTCAGATGTACTCATTCCGATGTTACATTTCGATGTCACCCAAGCTGATTTTTATCGGACACTTTCTGAATATATCTATAAGAACAAAGACTTCGAGATGAAAAGATGTTTAGTAGATTTCTTATACGAGGAAAATAATTATCTGGGTATAAAGGAGTGGACTTCAGAGGAAGATTTACCCTATACCTTTGACCCTAGCATCCGCGCATATGCGGATCTTGATGTATATGATAAAATTCGAGATCTCCACGTTGATTTGTGGCAACAAAACAAAG encodes:
- a CDS encoding amidohydrolase, which produces MNGFTITPNLMEQICEWRRDFHRYPETGWTEFRTASIIAHELNHLGFEVQIGKEVLTEERMGVPSDEQLEACYKRAKNTGAYQEYLEKMIGGYTGVVGTLKGYKPGPTIAFRFDMDALEILETNSASHIPTEKGFRSLNEGVMHACGHDAHSALGLGLATILAESLEYIGGTIKIIFQPAEEGVRGAKSMVDAGVVDGVDYFLSMHVGTGVPLGTVIAGTNGFLATTKIDATFKGKAAHAGAEPEKGRNALLAAASAILGLHGISPHSGGASRINVGTCIAGDGRNIVPAHASLQLETRGENSEVHSYVHQQALTVLEGASKMYGTELSCRVVGSAKTCSSSDKLIELVTDAAKTVNKLVEVIPLTKFAAGSEDATYMMNHVQNQGGLATYSIFGTTLSAGHHHEKFDIDEDVFPIVLETWLATIEQIYVYESGKL
- a CDS encoding AbgT family transporter; its protein translation is MNSTIENNEEINSENRFSRFLSFVEKVGNKLPHPFILFFYLTVLLVILSWILSLFKAAVVHPNTQETVAVKSILSYEGIQFILSDTLKNFTDFAPLGLVLTVMLGIGLAEKVGLLEMLMKRAILNTPRKIITFTVFFIGILGNIASDAAFVVIPPLAALVFLSVGRHPIAGLAVGLASTGIGFTANVLIAGTDALLSGISTEISQGINPDIIVTPLDNWFFMSVSTFVLAGLGTLITEKYVEPRLGAYTGEQQSLSNEISTLEKRGLRNSLIAALIFIAAVVGAMLIPNSPLLNEDGTLLRSPFLSGIVPVLFLFFLVVGIVYGVSTKKIQSSADVPKLMTEAIGTLSGYIVLIFMIAQFVAYFNWSNIAIWLAVHSAAILTHLNMTNIFVIVLFVLLTAFLSLFIISGSALWSLVGPVFIPLFMVLGYHPAFIQLAYRIGESSTNMVTPLNPYFAIILSFMHVYDKKAGIGTLMSLMIPYTIGFLIIWIILMLVFALLGIPIGPGVSLYL
- a CDS encoding M20 family metallopeptidase; protein product: MDNLADLIELLIEEQREEIIALSDRIWDIPETRFQEYQSSKILSDFLEQKGFIVERGVGGIETAFTATFGEEKPIIGVLGEFDALSGLSQREASDIREPLQEGANGHGCGHNLLGTAGIAGVLAIKELIQQKKVKGSIKYFGCPGEEGGSGKTFMVRDGVFKDIDVALTWHPNSYTGVFSFSSLANYQVYFSFEGKASHAANSPHLGRSALDAVELMNVGVNYLREHIISDAKIHYAVTNTGGSSPNVVQSDAEVLYLIRAPHLKDVEEIYQRVINIANGAALMTETKVSVRFDKACSNYIPNHTLNMIINEKLQHFGLPEYNGEELNYAHKMAKTITSEEVETAILDAEKLSSYQITDQFYREGYPFFEEIIPYVKNREVMQGSTDVGDVSWIVPTAQFFTTCFVAGTPLHTWQLVSQGKTSLAHKGLLYAGKVLAASAIEIFEKPDLIDLAKQELAASTKSAYRNPLPDNLRPSIQ